The genomic region CCGCGCCCAGCGAGGCGTTCAGCGTGTTACGTAGCCCGTACTCGAAGCGGTTGGAGCCGAAGTTGTTGCTCAGGTCCAGGTCCCACTCGCCCAACTTGGTGCGCACCCCAGCCACCGCCGACACGTCCACGATGTCGCTGGTAATGATGGGGTCGAAGCCGTTGGGGTAGATGGATGGCACGTTGCGGTCGTCGTCGGCGAAGCGGGTCCAAGCGTAGGCGTCGCCCTGGCGCTTGTTGGCGCCCCCGAACACGTACACATGCGTCTGGTCGCTCACGGCAAACTTGGAGTTGACGTAGGCCGAGAGGTTGGACACTTTAGGGTCACCGTACTCGCGGCGAGCCAGGCCGCCGGGGCCGACCGGCACGTTGGCGCGCTGGGTGTGCTGGCGCTGATTGAAGTCGACGGTGGCATTCACGAAGCTGCCCTGTTCGCCCAGGCCCACCCCATAGTTGACGTTGGCGTTGAAGTTGCCGCCATCGAACTTCTGGTCGTCGCGGCGGTATTTGGCGTCGTAGGCACCGTAGTTGACGCTGGTGGTTAGCTCGTTCACGGAGCTTTTGAGCACGATGTTAATCACGCCGGCAATAGCGTCGGAGCCGTACTGGGCCGCCGCACCGTCGCGCAGAATCTCAATCCGCTCGATGCTGGCCGCCGGAATGACGTTCAGGTCGGTGCCGGTGTTACCGCGCCCCCGCGAGCCAAACAGGTTCACCAGCGCCGACTGGTGCTGGCGCTTGCCGTTCACGAGCACCAGCGTCTGGTCGGGGCCGAGGCCGCGCAAGGAAGCTGGGTCTACGTGGTCGGCGCCGTCGGAGCCGGTCTGGCGGTTGGAGTTGAACGAGGGCGCCACGAACTGCAGCAGCTGGTTCACGTCGAGCTGGCCGGTTTTGGTGGTCACCTCCCGAAGGTCGATAATGTCCACCGGTGAAGGCGAATCCGTGACGGAGCGATTCTGGCTGCGCGAGCCCACCACCTGCACCGCACCCAGGCTGGTGGAGGCATCGGCCAGCTTCACGCTTACGCTGCCGCTACCAGCCACTTCCTGCGTAGTGTAGCCAATCGAGCTGATCACCAGCCGCGGACTGGCCGCCCTGGACGACAGCGTGAAGCGGCCGGCATTGTCGGTGGCGGTGCCGTTGTTGGTGCCTTTCTCCACCACCGTAGCGCCGATAACGGGCCGGCCGGCAGCATCCAGCACCTGCCCCGAGAGGGTCTGGGACTGGCCATAGGCGGTAAGGCTGGCCACGCTGAGCGCAGCAACAAGTAACTGTTGTTTCATATGAGCTATCTGGTTTTCGTTGTTCAACCATTGCAGGTGCTGCCGGCGCAACGCCCTCCTACGGTAAGTATAGAGGAATTATTACGATTTCCAGCCCCCTGTGGCTGATGGTGGCGGCCAGTCCCCGCCCAGTCCCGGCCCTTTCCGTCAGTAACCGGGCATAAAAAAAGCCAGCCCCGCTAGAGGGCTGGCTTTTGTATGGAAGCGGTTATGCAACTCAGATGAGCATGCGCATCGGGTCTTCGAGCAGGGCTTTCAGCGTCTGCAGGAAGGCGGCGCCGGTGGCGCCGTCCACCACGCGGTGGTCGCAGCTCAGCGTCACCTTCATGAGGTTGCCGACGGCCAGCTGGCCATCCTTCACCACGGCGGTCTGCTTGATGCCGCCCACGGCCAGGATGCAGGCGTCCGGCGGGTTGATGATGGCCGTGAATTCGTCGATGCCGAACATGCCCAGGTTGGAGATGGTGAAGGTGCTTCCCTCCCACTCGGCGGGCTGCAGCTTCTTGCTCTTGGCTTTGCCGGCCAGCTCCTTCACCTCGGTGGCGATGGTGGAGAGGCCTTTGCCGTCAGCGTTGCGCACTACCGGTACCAGCAGGCCTTCGTCCACGGCCACGGCCACCCCGATGTTCACCACCTTGTTCTGGCGGATCTTGTCGCCGAGCCACGAGGAATTAACGGCCGGGTGCTGCTTGAGCGCCACGGCGGCGGCTTTGATTACCAGGTCGTTGAAGCTGAGCTTCACAGGCGAGAGAGTGTTGAGCTGCGTGCGCACCTCCATGGCCCGGTCCATCAGGATTTCCATGGTCAGGTAGAAGTGCGGCGCCGTGAACAGGCTCTCGGAGAGGCGGCGGGCAATAACCTTGCGCATCTGCGACACCGGCGTGTCGGTATAGGTGCCGTCGGCGGGCTGGGCCGCCGGAGCCGGAGCGGCCGGAGCAGTTTCTGCTTTGGGGGCTTCGGCCTTTGGAGCTTCTGCAGCTGCTGGCGCTGCGGCCGGAGCGGCTGCGGCGGCAGGCTGCGGCGCGGGCGCGGCAGCCTGCTGGGCATTCTCCAGGTCGCGCGACACGATGCGGCCGTTTTCACCGGAGCCTTTCACGCCGTTCAGGTCGATGCCTTTCTCGCGGGCAATGCTTTTGGCCAGCGGCGAGGCCAGGATGCGGGTGCCGGCGGGCGCCGGTGCTACTGCCGTAACGGCCGCAGCAGGTGCCGCGGCAGCCGCCGGAGCAGCAGGCGCCGGAGTTGCGGCTGGGGCTGGAGCCGCTGCGGGAGCCGGGGCTTCCTCGGAGGCAGCAGGAGCGGCTTCGGGAGCAGCAGGAGCCGCTTCGGCCGGGGCCGCGCTACCGCCGCTCTGGCCGCCCAGCAGGGCCTGCACATCAGCACCTTCCTCGCCAATAATGGCCAAGATGCCGTCTACCGCTACCGATTCGCCGTCTTTGGGGCCAACGTAGAGCAGCGTACCATCCTCGTAGTTTTCCAGCTCCATGGTCGCCTTGTCGGTTTCCACTTCGGCCAGCACGTCGCCGGACTTCACTTTGTCGCCTACTTTTTTGAGCCACGAGGCAATGGTGCCTTCGGTCATCGTATCGCTCATTTTGGGCATCCGGATGACGGTGGCTTTCTTGCCATTGCCAGCGGGTGCGGCCGCGGGGGCCGGGGTTGCTGCCGGAACCGGAGCTGCGGGGGCAGCAGTGGCAGGCGCTTCAGCTTGTGGCGCTTCCGGAGCCGGAGCAGCTTCCGGAGCGGGAGCCGGAGCAGCTTCCGGAGCGGGAGCCGGAGCAGCTTCGGCCGGAGCCGGGGCGGCCGGGGCCGCGCCGCCCAACAGGGCAGAAATATCTTCGCCTTCTTTCCCAACAATGGCCAGCAAACCGTCTACGGGTACCGACTCGCCAGCCTGCGGGCCAATGTGGAGCAGGGTACCGTCTTCGTAGTTTTCCAGCTCCATCGTGGCCTTATCGGTTTCGACTTCCGCCAGAATGTCTCCGGATTTCACTTTATCGCCTACTTTTTTGAGCCACGAAGCAATGACCCCATCGGTCATCGTGTCGCTCATTTTGGGCATTTTTATGATTTCGGCCATCTGCGTCTACTGTTGAATTGAATGGGTCAAAATTAGCCCGAAAATCCGGGGGTGCAAACGAAAGTCTCGCCTAAGCCCGTGCCTGCCAAGAGCGAATTTTCGCCTGCGAGTCTGCCTTGCACCTTGCCCGCGACCCATTCCCCGCGGTTAGGCAGCCATTTCCTCCCTGACTGAGCGTCAAACAACTCAGGCGCCACCTTGGCTGCTCCCCTGCTGCCGAAACAGTCGGCTACTACTGTCCCATATCCGTCTTGCTACAGTTCCCGCACCCAGATGTTGCGGAAGCTGAGCGGCTCGCTCGGGTCGCCGTGCGACTGGAGCTTGATGGGCGACGGGCCGTGCGCCTGGTAGCTGGGCGGCCCGATGTACACGGTGGCGCCCTTCAACTCCGTGTTATTCTGGACCAGTATGCCATTGAAGAGCACTGTCACGCGGGCCGGCGTCAGCAGGGAGCCGTCGGGTTTGAAGGTGGGCGCGGTCCACATTACGTCGTACGACTGCCACTGGCCGGGCTTCTGGGTGGGGTTAGCCAGCGGAATAACCTGCTTGTAGATGCTGCCGGCCATGCCATTCACGTAGGTTTCATTCTGGTAGGAGTCCAGAATCTGCAGCTCGTAGCCTAGGTCGCCTTTGCCCAGGGAGGCCAGAAACAGACCACTATTGCCGCGCACCTGCCCGGAGCCGGCAATGGTAGCCGGCACCCGCCACTCCAGGTGCAGCTGGTAGTTGGTGAATTTCTGCTTGGTTTCGATGTTGCCCGTTTTCTTATCCACGGTCAGCAGCCCGTCGGCCACTTTCCAGCCGGCCGGCTTGGTGCGGTCCTCCACCGACACCCACTGCGACAGGTCGCGGCCGTTGAAGAGCACTACCGCATCGGAGGGCGGCGCGGTGAACACGCCGGTGGCGGCTACCACTTTGGGCGCGGGCTTCCAGACTTCGGTATCCTCGGGCTTGCCTTGCGGTTTGGTTTGTGCCACGGCGGAAAGGCTGATGACTAATGCGGGAATGAGAATGGCTAATTTCATGGGCAAGAAATGAGAGGCGGATGGGAATAAAGAGCGTCCTGCTGAGCGGAGCCGAAGCATCTCTACCGCTTCGTTGGTCGATTGTAGAAACGCTACACTTCGCGTCTCCTAGTTGCTGACGTTGGGGCGGCCGATTCGTTCTGGCGGGAGACGCGAAGTGTCGCGTCTCTACATCGTTTAATGAGGTTGAGGTTGGCCAGCGGTAGAGCTGCTTCGACTTCGCCCAGCATGACAGGATTACGTTGGCAGCGTCAGCACGCGAGATTCCTCGCGCTGCTCGGAATGACGTTCTACTGGGTTTGGTTCTACACGTCACACAGCCGCACGGCCTCGCGCAACGACTGCAACCCATCGGCTTGCCGCGGCATGAACTCCTGGGCCACGTAGCCCTGAAAGCCGGTGGCCTGGATGGCGCGCATGATGGCCGGGTAGTTCAGCTCCTGGGTATCGTCGAGCTCGTGGCGGCCGGGCACGCCGGCGGTGTGGTAGTGGGCAATGTAGCGGTGGTGGTCGGTGAGGGTGCGGATAACGTCGCCCTCGTTGATTTGCATGTGGTAGATGTCGTAAAGCAGCTTGAAGTGCTCCGAGTCCAGCCGTTTGGCCAGCTCCACGCCCCAGGCGGTCCGGTCGCACTGGTAGTCGGGGTGGTCGATTTTGCTGTTGAGCAGCTCCATCACCAGCACCACCTTGTGCTTGGCAGCCAGTGCCATCAGCGGCTGCAGGCCCGCCACGCAATTGGCCAAACCGGCCTCTTCGGAGAGGCCGCGGCGGCTGCCGCTGAAGCAGATGAGGTTGGTGTAGCCGGCCTGCGCCACCTGCGGAATCATGGCGGCGTAGCGCTGCCGCAGCTGGGCGTGGAATTTGGGGTCGTTGAAGCCATCGGTGAGGTTGATTTCCGCGCCGTTGCACATCGGCGAGTCGAGGCCGTACTTTTTGAGCGTGGGCCACTCGGCGGGCCCGACCAGATCAATACCATTGAGGCCCATAGCTTTGGCAGCCGCGCACAGCTCTTCCAGCGGCAGCTTGCCAAAGCACCAGCGGCACACCGACTGCTTCAGGTTGTTCTTTAAAGGTGCGGAAGCGGCCGGCTTCTCCTCAGCCGAACACGCCGCCGACATCCCCAGCGTGCCCACGGCTGCCGTGCCGGTTACCAGGCCTTTCAGCGCCGCCCTTCGGTTCCAGGTGGCCATGGCTAAACGACTTGTGTAAGCGGCGTGGCCGGGTCCTGCAGGGTATCAGCTATGGCTGCGGTCTGCGGCTGGGGCTGCTCCCGGAAGAAGGCCAGGAAGGCCAGCAGCACCACCACCGCAATGCCGGCCGGAATCAGCCAGATCATGCGCCAATCGTGGGTGGTGGGGGTGGTCTGGTAAGCATCGAAGATGCGGCCCGAGAGCAGCGTGCCGATGAGCATGCCCACGCCGTAGGTGGCCAGCGTGATGAAGCCCTGGGCGGAGCTTTTGAACCGCTCGCCGGCCAGGTTGTCGGTGTAAATCTGGCCCGTCACGAAGAAGAAGTCGTAGCAGACGCCGTGCAACACGATGCCCGCAATCAGCATCCAATAGTTGCCGAGGCCGTCGCCGTAGGCGAAAAACAGGTAGCGCAGCACCCAGGCCGCCATGCCGATGGCCAGCATCTTCTTCACGCCCAGCCGGCTGAAAAACAGCGGAATGGCCAGCATAAACAGCAGCTCCGACACCTGACCCAAGCTCTGCACTCCCGCCGCCGACTTCATTCCGACTTCGTTGAGAAACGGATTGGTGAAGCCATAGTAGAAGGCCAACGGAATGCAGATGGCAATGGACGCCAAAAA from Hymenobacter canadensis harbors:
- a CDS encoding TonB-dependent receptor, yielding MKQQLLVAALSVASLTAYGQSQTLSGQVLDAAGRPVIGATVVEKGTNNGTATDNAGRFTLSSRAASPRLVISSIGYTTQEVAGSGSVSVKLADASTSLGAVQVVGSRSQNRSVTDSPSPVDIIDLREVTTKTGQLDVNQLLQFVAPSFNSNRQTGSDGADHVDPASLRGLGPDQTLVLVNGKRQHQSALVNLFGSRGRGNTGTDLNVIPAASIERIEILRDGAAAQYGSDAIAGVINIVLKSSVNELTTSVNYGAYDAKYRRDDQKFDGGNFNANVNYGVGLGEQGSFVNATVDFNQRQHTQRANVPVGPGGLARREYGDPKVSNLSAYVNSKFAVSDQTHVYVFGGANKRQGDAYAWTRFADDDRNVPSIYPNGFDPIITSDIVDVSAVAGVRTKLGEWDLDLSNNFGSNRFEYGLRNTLNASLGAASPTSFYAGGFQLQQDVVSLGLTRNYKTVLQGLNVAAGAEFRREWYSLFAGEEASYRNYDPTKSGGSQGFPGYQPGDAIKAQRDNVGAYVDAELSVTQQWLLAAALRYEHYTDFGSTLNYKVSTRYNLTEFLTLRGTYSTGFRAPSLAQINFNSTFTNFINGEPVEVLLARNNSAVTQKLGVPALKQETSNSANVGFTSRIGSSLSLTVDGYYIKVKDRVVLTSQFSAEDPVIGPDLVALNVDQAQFFANAADTRSIGLDVVLNHTATLGTGRLNSTLAANINNLKIDRVQTTGRLAGREDDFFGPREQAFVKASAPPSKINLTFDYQLGRFSTLLRFVRFDKVRLVDFDGADMNYDARVTTDLTFSYALTDHLQLSAGSTNLFNRYPTLFDPQRTETGGAWDPVQMGANGRFYFAKLQARF
- a CDS encoding pyruvate dehydrogenase complex dihydrolipoamide acetyltransferase, with the translated sequence MAEIIKMPKMSDTMTDGVIASWLKKVGDKVKSGDILAEVETDKATMELENYEDGTLLHIGPQAGESVPVDGLLAIVGKEGEDISALLGGAAPAAPAPAEAAPAPAPEAAPAPAPEAAPAPEAPQAEAPATAAPAAPVPAATPAPAAAPAGNGKKATVIRMPKMSDTMTEGTIASWLKKVGDKVKSGDVLAEVETDKATMELENYEDGTLLYVGPKDGESVAVDGILAIIGEEGADVQALLGGQSGGSAAPAEAAPAAPEAAPAASEEAPAPAAAPAPAATPAPAAPAAAAAPAAAVTAVAPAPAGTRILASPLAKSIAREKGIDLNGVKGSGENGRIVSRDLENAQQAAAPAPQPAAAAAPAAAPAAAEAPKAEAPKAETAPAAPAPAAQPADGTYTDTPVSQMRKVIARRLSESLFTAPHFYLTMEILMDRAMEVRTQLNTLSPVKLSFNDLVIKAAAVALKQHPAVNSSWLGDKIRQNKVVNIGVAVAVDEGLLVPVVRNADGKGLSTIATEVKELAGKAKSKKLQPAEWEGSTFTISNLGMFGIDEFTAIINPPDACILAVGGIKQTAVVKDGQLAVGNLMKVTLSCDHRVVDGATGAAFLQTLKALLEDPMRMLI
- a CDS encoding 3-keto-disaccharide hydrolase → MKLAILIPALVISLSAVAQTKPQGKPEDTEVWKPAPKVVAATGVFTAPPSDAVVLFNGRDLSQWVSVEDRTKPAGWKVADGLLTVDKKTGNIETKQKFTNYQLHLEWRVPATIAGSGQVRGNSGLFLASLGKGDLGYELQILDSYQNETYVNGMAGSIYKQVIPLANPTQKPGQWQSYDVMWTAPTFKPDGSLLTPARVTVLFNGILVQNNTELKGATVYIGPPSYQAHGPSPIKLQSHGDPSEPLSFRNIWVREL
- a CDS encoding hydroxypyruvate isomerase family protein; protein product: MATWNRRAALKGLVTGTAAVGTLGMSAACSAEEKPAASAPLKNNLKQSVCRWCFGKLPLEELCAAAKAMGLNGIDLVGPAEWPTLKKYGLDSPMCNGAEINLTDGFNDPKFHAQLRQRYAAMIPQVAQAGYTNLICFSGSRRGLSEEAGLANCVAGLQPLMALAAKHKVVLVMELLNSKIDHPDYQCDRTAWGVELAKRLDSEHFKLLYDIYHMQINEGDVIRTLTDHHRYIAHYHTAGVPGRHELDDTQELNYPAIMRAIQATGFQGYVAQEFMPRQADGLQSLREAVRLCDV